In Streptomyces sp. NBC_00433, a single genomic region encodes these proteins:
- a CDS encoding urease accessory protein UreD, whose protein sequence is MTVTAAARIGAVRDRAGRTVLPVLAGAGPLALRRTRAAREGWARVTVVGAMSAPLGGDRLRIDVDVAAGARLTVGSAAATVSLPDHAGRPAFYDVRLTVADGAELCWLPEPVIAACGSDLRMHTRVRLGAGARLVLREELVLGRHGEAPGGLSSRLTVEHDGRTLLDQELAFGPGAAPGWDGPAVLGRHRTLSQLLLVPPPDLPPALPLPPLTSLTPLAGPALLLTSTSPRPTFTQTTRALCEVP, encoded by the coding sequence ATGACGGTCACCGCGGCCGCCCGCATCGGGGCGGTACGCGACCGCGCCGGCCGTACGGTCCTCCCGGTGCTGGCGGGCGCGGGCCCGCTCGCCCTGCGCAGGACCCGCGCCGCACGCGAGGGCTGGGCCCGCGTCACCGTCGTCGGCGCCATGAGCGCGCCGCTCGGCGGTGACCGGCTGCGTATCGACGTCGACGTCGCCGCCGGGGCCCGGCTCACCGTCGGCTCGGCCGCCGCCACCGTCTCGCTCCCGGACCACGCGGGGCGTCCCGCCTTCTACGACGTCCGGCTGACCGTCGCGGACGGGGCGGAGCTGTGCTGGCTGCCCGAACCGGTGATCGCCGCGTGCGGCAGCGACCTGCGCATGCACACGCGGGTCCGGCTGGGCGCCGGGGCGCGGCTGGTGCTGCGGGAGGAGCTGGTGCTCGGGCGGCACGGTGAGGCCCCCGGGGGTCTTTCGAGTCGGCTCACCGTCGAGCACGACGGTCGTACGCTGCTCGACCAGGAGCTTGCCTTCGGGCCCGGGGCCGCGCCGGGTTGGGACGGGCCGGCCGTTCTCGGCCGGCACCGCACCCTGAGCCAGCTCCTCCTCGTCCCCCCGCCCGACCTCCCCCCCGCCCTCCCCCTCCCCCCGCTGACCTCCCTCACCCCCCTGGCAGGCCCCGCCCTCCTCCTGACCTCCACATCCCCCCGCCCGACCTTCACCCAAACGACCCGTGCGCTCTGCGAGGTGCCGTAA
- a CDS encoding alpha/beta fold hydrolase — protein sequence MRRTIVLVSTGALIAGAIAAAPVATAGAAGAHHPRAVTVPEAVGEAIAAVNARRTGIQWDACPAGWGLAAPVQCGWVTVPVDYRKPYGATIKLAVDRAASTGTAQERQGALVYNPGGPGGSGLRFPVRSTTAAPLWTKTAKAYDFIGFDPRGVGHSAPISCEDPTAYVSAPKADPVPDTDADKRAQRKLAAEYAQGCLERTGAAMLSQMTTPNTARDLDVIRAALREDRLNYLGVSYGTYLGSVYATLFPTRVRRMIIDSVVDPSRDQVWYQNNLDQDVAFQARWADWEAWVAKYDSVYHLGSTVAQVQAKWVALRAATKAHPIGGVVGPNELLNFFTNAPYYDSTWATVAGVWSRYAAGDTQAMLDAAAPDLSDTAGNATAENGTAVYTAVECTDAKWPTSWQKWDRDNTRLNADYPLLTWSNAWLNLPCATWPVRQQTPVDVRSHHGLPGVLIVQSTNDAATPYPGALETHRRLAGSRLITEQGAGSHGVTNLVNPCINSRVDDYLLHGTLDRHDVVCGPHATPVP from the coding sequence GTGAGACGCACGATCGTGCTCGTCTCCACCGGCGCCCTGATCGCGGGCGCCATCGCCGCGGCACCGGTCGCCACCGCGGGGGCCGCCGGCGCGCACCACCCGAGGGCGGTGACCGTGCCGGAGGCCGTCGGCGAGGCCATCGCCGCGGTCAACGCCCGGCGCACCGGCATCCAGTGGGACGCGTGTCCCGCCGGCTGGGGCCTGGCGGCACCGGTCCAGTGCGGCTGGGTGACCGTACCCGTCGACTACCGCAAACCGTACGGCGCCACCATCAAGCTCGCCGTGGACCGCGCCGCAAGCACCGGTACGGCCCAGGAGCGGCAGGGCGCGCTGGTCTACAACCCGGGCGGCCCCGGCGGCTCCGGCCTGCGCTTCCCGGTGCGCAGCACCACCGCGGCCCCGCTGTGGACGAAGACCGCCAAGGCGTACGACTTCATCGGCTTCGACCCGCGCGGTGTCGGCCACTCGGCGCCGATCTCCTGCGAGGACCCGACCGCGTACGTCTCCGCGCCGAAGGCCGACCCGGTGCCTGACACCGACGCGGACAAGCGGGCGCAGCGCAAGCTGGCCGCCGAATACGCCCAGGGCTGCCTGGAGCGCACCGGCGCCGCGATGCTCTCCCAGATGACGACCCCCAACACCGCCCGCGACCTGGACGTCATCAGGGCGGCGCTGCGCGAGGACCGGCTCAACTACCTGGGCGTGTCCTACGGCACCTACCTCGGCTCGGTCTATGCCACGCTCTTCCCGACCCGCGTCCGGCGGATGATCATCGACAGCGTGGTCGACCCGTCGCGCGACCAGGTCTGGTACCAGAACAACCTCGACCAGGACGTGGCCTTCCAGGCCCGCTGGGCGGACTGGGAGGCCTGGGTCGCGAAGTACGACTCCGTCTACCACCTGGGCAGCACCGTCGCCCAGGTCCAGGCGAAGTGGGTGGCCCTGCGGGCGGCGACCAAGGCGCATCCGATCGGCGGCGTCGTCGGCCCCAACGAGCTGCTGAACTTCTTCACCAACGCCCCCTACTACGACTCCACCTGGGCCACCGTCGCCGGCGTGTGGAGCAGGTACGCGGCAGGTGACACCCAGGCGATGCTGGACGCGGCGGCCCCCGACCTGTCCGACACCGCGGGCAACGCCACCGCGGAGAACGGCACCGCGGTCTACACGGCGGTGGAGTGCACCGACGCGAAGTGGCCCACCAGCTGGCAGAAGTGGGACCGCGACAACACCAGGCTGAACGCGGACTACCCGCTGCTGACCTGGTCCAACGCCTGGCTGAACCTGCCGTGCGCCACCTGGCCGGTGCGGCAGCAGACCCCGGTGGACGTCCGCTCGCACCACGGCCTGCCCGGTGTGCTGATCGTGCAGAGCACCAACGACGCGGCGACCCCGTATCCCGGCGCGCTGGAGACCCACCGCCGGCTGGCCGGCTCCCGGCTGATCACCGAGCAGGGCGCGGGCTCGCACGGCGTCACCAACCTGGTGAACCCGTGCATCAACTCCCGTGTGGACGACTACCTGCTGCACGGCACGCTCGACCGGCACGACGTGGTCTGCGGACCGCACGCCACCCCCGTGCCGTAG
- a CDS encoding 1-acyl-sn-glycerol-3-phosphate acyltransferase: MFYRVLKYVILGPLLRLFFRPRIEGIENIPETGAAIIAGNHLSFSDHFVMPAILPRRITFLAKAEYFTGPGLKGRLTAAFFRGVGQIPVDRSGGKASQSAIDAALGVLGRGELLGIYPEGTRSHDGRLYRGRTGVAVMALRAHAPVVPCAMLGTFELQPPGRKIPRIGRVTIRFGAPLDFSRFYGMEDRREVVRAVTDEIMYELLAMSGQEYVDRYAGDVKAEQVQQKGVAARLRRK; this comes from the coding sequence GTGTTCTACCGGGTGCTCAAGTACGTGATTCTCGGGCCTTTGCTCCGGCTGTTCTTCCGGCCGCGGATCGAGGGCATCGAGAACATCCCGGAGACCGGCGCGGCCATCATCGCCGGCAACCACCTGTCCTTCTCCGACCACTTCGTGATGCCGGCGATCCTGCCCCGCCGGATCACCTTCCTGGCGAAGGCCGAATACTTCACGGGCCCCGGGCTCAAGGGTCGGCTGACCGCCGCCTTCTTCCGCGGGGTGGGCCAGATCCCGGTGGACCGCTCGGGCGGCAAGGCCTCGCAGTCGGCGATCGACGCGGCGCTGGGCGTCCTGGGCCGCGGTGAGCTGCTGGGCATCTACCCCGAGGGCACCCGCTCGCACGACGGGCGCCTCTACCGCGGCAGGACGGGCGTGGCGGTGATGGCGCTGCGGGCGCACGCGCCGGTCGTGCCGTGCGCGATGCTCGGCACTTTCGAGCTGCAGCCGCCCGGCCGGAAGATCCCGCGGATCGGCCGCGTCACCATCCGCTTCGGCGCCCCGCTGGACTTCAGCCGCTTCTACGGCATGGAGGACCGGCGGGAGGTGGTGCGGGCGGTGACCGACGAGATCATGTACGAGCTGCTGGCGATGTCGGGCCAGGAGTACGTGGACCGCTACGCCGGTGACGTGAAGGCCGAGCAGGTCCAGCAGAAGGGCGTGGCGGCGCGGCTGCGCCGCAAGTAG
- a CDS encoding cytochrome c oxidase assembly protein, whose product MDHGGGGMHMDLPPFTLGRGLAFSTGDPFFLVGCVLLLVLYGVAVLRLHRRGDRWPVGRTAAFALGVLTIGVTMCTRLNDYGMVLFSVHMVQHMILSMLSPILLLLGAPVTLALRALPTAGRGRTGPRELLVKLLHSRYLRIVTHPAFTIPLFIASLYALYFSPLFDFLMRSEAGHLAMMVHFLAVGLLFFWPIMGVDPGPHRPGYVMRMLELFAGMPFHAFFGIAVMMASEPLVTTFKHPAASLGVDALNDQTAAGGIAWAFSEIPSVIVLVALLFQWYTSEQRQARRQDRAADRDGDAELVAYNAYLASLEARGRG is encoded by the coding sequence ATGGACCACGGCGGTGGCGGCATGCACATGGACCTGCCGCCGTTCACCCTCGGCCGGGGCCTGGCCTTCAGCACCGGCGACCCGTTCTTCCTGGTCGGCTGTGTGCTGCTGCTCGTGCTCTACGGCGTGGCCGTGCTGCGGCTGCACCGGCGCGGCGACCGCTGGCCGGTGGGGCGTACGGCGGCGTTCGCGCTCGGGGTGCTGACCATCGGCGTGACGATGTGCACCCGGCTCAACGACTACGGCATGGTCCTCTTCAGCGTGCACATGGTGCAGCACATGATCCTCAGCATGCTCTCGCCGATCCTGCTGCTGCTCGGCGCCCCGGTGACGCTGGCGCTGCGGGCCCTGCCGACGGCCGGCCGGGGCAGGACCGGGCCGCGCGAGCTGCTGGTGAAGCTGCTGCACAGCAGGTACCTGCGGATCGTCACGCATCCGGCCTTCACCATCCCGCTGTTCATCGCCAGCCTGTACGCGCTGTACTTCTCGCCGCTCTTCGACTTCCTGATGCGCAGCGAGGCCGGGCACCTGGCGATGATGGTGCACTTCCTCGCGGTGGGCCTGCTCTTCTTCTGGCCGATCATGGGCGTCGACCCGGGCCCGCACCGGCCCGGCTACGTGATGCGGATGCTGGAGCTCTTCGCCGGCATGCCCTTCCACGCCTTCTTCGGCATCGCGGTGATGATGGCCAGCGAGCCGCTGGTGACCACCTTCAAGCACCCGGCGGCGTCGCTGGGCGTCGACGCGCTGAACGACCAGACCGCGGCGGGCGGTATCGCCTGGGCCTTCAGCGAGATCCCGTCGGTGATCGTGCTCGTGGCACTGCTCTTCCAGTGGTACACCTCCGAGCAGCGGCAGGCCCGCCGCCAGGACCGGGCCGCCGATCGGGACGGCGACGCGGAACTCGTGGCCTACAACGCGTATCTGGCCTCCCTCGAAGCCCGCGGCCGCGGCTGA
- a CDS encoding 6-phosphofructokinase, with protein sequence MRIGVLTSGGDCPGLNAVIRSVVHRAVVDHNDEVIGFHDGWKGLLECDYRKLDLDAVSGILARGGTILGSSRVQPAHLRGGVEQAKGHVADLGLDAIIPIGGEGTLKAARLLSDAGLPIVGVPKTIDNDISSTDVTFGFDTAVTVATEALDRLKTTAESHQRVLIVEVMGRHTGWIALHSGMAAGAHAIVVPERPFDVAELAALVGKRFEAGKKFAIVVVSEGAKPREGTMEFSSGATDVYGHERFSGVANQLSVELEERLGKEARPVILGHVQRGGTPTAYDRVLATRFGWHAVEAVHHGRFGMMTALRGTDITLVPLADAVQHLKTVPADRYTEAECVL encoded by the coding sequence ATGCGTATTGGTGTACTGACCAGCGGCGGCGACTGCCCCGGGCTGAACGCCGTCATCCGGTCCGTGGTGCACCGCGCCGTCGTGGACCACAATGACGAGGTCATCGGCTTCCACGACGGATGGAAGGGGCTGCTCGAATGCGACTACCGCAAGCTCGACCTGGACGCGGTGAGCGGCATCCTGGCCCGCGGCGGCACCATCCTCGGCTCGTCCCGGGTCCAGCCCGCGCATCTGCGCGGCGGCGTGGAGCAGGCCAAGGGCCATGTCGCGGACCTGGGCCTCGACGCGATCATCCCGATCGGCGGTGAGGGCACCCTCAAGGCGGCCCGGCTGCTGTCGGACGCGGGCCTGCCGATCGTCGGGGTGCCCAAGACCATCGACAACGACATCTCCTCCACCGACGTCACCTTCGGCTTCGACACCGCCGTGACGGTCGCCACCGAGGCGCTCGACCGGCTCAAGACCACCGCGGAGTCGCACCAGCGGGTGCTGATCGTGGAGGTCATGGGGCGGCACACCGGATGGATCGCGCTCCACTCGGGCATGGCCGCGGGCGCGCACGCCATCGTGGTGCCCGAGCGGCCCTTCGACGTCGCCGAGCTGGCCGCACTGGTCGGCAAGCGCTTCGAGGCGGGCAAGAAGTTCGCCATAGTGGTGGTGTCCGAGGGCGCCAAGCCGCGCGAGGGCACCATGGAGTTCTCCTCCGGCGCCACCGACGTCTACGGCCACGAGCGCTTCAGCGGTGTCGCCAACCAGCTGTCGGTCGAGCTGGAGGAGCGCCTGGGCAAGGAGGCCCGCCCGGTGATCCTCGGCCATGTGCAGCGCGGCGGCACACCCACCGCGTACGACCGGGTGCTGGCCACCCGCTTCGGCTGGCACGCCGTCGAGGCCGTCCACCACGGCCGGTTCGGCATGATGACCGCGCTGCGCGGCACCGACATCACCCTGGTGCCGCTCGCCGACGCGGTGCAGCACCTCAAGACCGTCCCGGCCGACCGCTACACCGAGGCCGAGTGCGTCCTGTGA
- a CDS encoding glutamine amidotransferase: MSESSLRLVWVYPDLLSTYGDQGNALVVERRATQRRVPVTRVDVRSDHAIPTSGDIYLIGGGEDRPQRLAAERLRRDGGLNRAVANGAIVFSVCAGYQILGHEFINDLGRPEPGLGLLDVVSTRGEGDRCVGDVLADIDPQLGLPPLTGFENHQGITHLGPTARPLARLRVGRGNGTGDGTEGAFNDTVFGTYMHGPVMARNPHIADLLIKLALDVNALPPVDDQWYDALRAERISAAVQPA, from the coding sequence ATGAGTGAGTCCAGCCTGCGCCTGGTGTGGGTCTACCCCGACCTGCTGAGCACCTACGGCGACCAGGGCAACGCGCTGGTGGTGGAGCGCAGGGCGACGCAGCGCCGGGTGCCGGTGACCCGGGTGGACGTCCGCTCCGACCACGCCATCCCGACCTCGGGCGACATCTACCTGATCGGCGGCGGCGAGGACCGCCCGCAGCGGCTGGCGGCCGAACGGCTGCGCCGCGACGGCGGGTTGAACCGGGCGGTCGCCAACGGCGCGATCGTCTTCTCGGTGTGCGCCGGCTACCAGATCCTCGGCCACGAGTTCATCAACGACCTCGGCCGCCCCGAGCCGGGCCTCGGCCTGCTGGACGTGGTCAGCACCCGGGGCGAGGGCGACCGGTGCGTCGGCGACGTGCTCGCCGACATCGACCCGCAGCTCGGCCTGCCGCCGCTGACCGGATTCGAGAACCACCAGGGCATCACCCACCTCGGCCCGACCGCCCGGCCGCTGGCCCGGCTGCGGGTCGGCAGGGGCAACGGCACCGGTGACGGCACCGAGGGCGCGTTCAACGACACCGTCTTCGGCACGTACATGCACGGCCCGGTGATGGCCCGCAATCCGCACATCGCGGACCTGCTGATCAAGCTGGCGCTCGATGTGAACGCGCTGCCGCCGGTGGACGACCAGTGGTACGACGCGCTGCGGGCCGAGCGGATCTCGGCCGCCGTACAGCCCGCCTGA
- a CDS encoding MurT ligase domain-containing protein produces the protein MAGNSEPLSPRAKLAVTAGRAAAAVSRAAGKGSGSVIGGKVALRFDPDLLARLARHLDVVLVSATNGKTTTTRLLAEALRAGGPVVSNALGANMPAGITSALAGGSDARFGVIEVDEKYLAGVARDVAPKAIALLNLSRDQLDRAAETRMLAEKWREGLAGSEAIIIANADDPLITWAASSSPTVVWVAAGQSWKDDAWSCPSCGGVLQRPDDDWYCGECGFRRPTPTWALSGDHVIDPYGVAWPIHLQLPGRANKSNAAVSAAVAAAFGIDPKVALERMFKVQAVAGRYDVVSFLQRDLRLLLAKNPAGWLETFSLIDGPPTPVILSVNARGADGTDTSWLWDVDYPRLAGHPIMVIGDRKLDLAVRLEVAGLQFKVCANLDEAVRSAPPGRIEAIANYTAFQDLRRRVGN, from the coding sequence ATGGCAGGCAATTCGGAGCCGCTGTCGCCACGGGCGAAGCTGGCCGTGACGGCGGGCAGGGCGGCGGCGGCGGTTTCCCGCGCGGCGGGCAAGGGCAGCGGGTCGGTGATCGGCGGCAAGGTCGCGCTGCGCTTCGACCCCGACCTGCTGGCCAGGCTCGCCCGGCACCTCGACGTGGTGCTGGTGTCCGCCACCAACGGCAAGACGACCACCACCCGGCTGCTCGCCGAGGCGCTGCGGGCCGGCGGCCCGGTGGTCTCCAACGCGCTCGGTGCCAACATGCCCGCCGGTATCACCTCCGCGCTGGCCGGCGGCTCCGACGCCCGCTTCGGCGTGATCGAGGTGGACGAGAAGTACCTGGCCGGTGTCGCCAGGGACGTCGCCCCCAAGGCCATCGCGCTGCTGAACCTGTCGCGCGACCAGCTCGACCGGGCCGCGGAGACCAGGATGCTCGCCGAGAAGTGGCGCGAGGGCCTGGCCGGCTCCGAGGCGATCATCATCGCCAACGCGGACGACCCGCTCATCACCTGGGCCGCCTCCTCCAGCCCCACCGTGGTGTGGGTGGCGGCCGGCCAGTCGTGGAAGGACGACGCCTGGTCCTGCCCGTCCTGCGGCGGTGTGCTGCAGCGCCCGGACGACGACTGGTACTGCGGCGAGTGCGGCTTCCGCCGCCCCACCCCGACCTGGGCGCTGTCCGGCGACCACGTCATCGACCCCTACGGCGTCGCCTGGCCGATCCACCTCCAACTGCCCGGCCGGGCCAACAAGTCCAACGCGGCCGTGTCCGCCGCGGTGGCCGCCGCCTTCGGCATCGACCCCAAGGTCGCGCTGGAGCGGATGTTCAAGGTGCAGGCGGTCGCCGGGCGCTACGACGTGGTGTCCTTCCTGCAGCGCGACCTGCGGCTGCTGCTGGCGAAGAACCCGGCGGGCTGGCTGGAGACCTTCTCGCTGATCGACGGCCCGCCCACCCCGGTGATCCTCTCGGTGAACGCGCGCGGCGCCGACGGCACCGACACCTCCTGGCTGTGGGACGTGGACTACCCTCGGCTGGCCGGGCACCCGATCATGGTGATCGGCGACCGCAAGCTCGACCTGGCGGTCCGGCTGGAGGTGGCCGGCCTGCAGTTCAAGGTCTGCGCCAACCTCGACGAGGCGGTACGGTCCGCGCCGCCCGGCCGGATCGAGGCGATCGCCAACTACACCGCCTTCCAGGACCTGCGCCGCCGCGTCGGCAACTGA
- a CDS encoding TetR/AcrR family transcriptional regulator, whose protein sequence is METGQREDQRAATQRRRTELLEAAERVVLRDGPEASMNAIAAEAGITKPILYRHFGDKSGLYRALAKRHTDALLATLRTALDSPGDRRDRVEATLHAYLSAIETRPQVYRFLMHPAETPSDEKGFDVGRHSVPLLRRMGEDLGEVIAERLDLGPDTRQVARVWGHGIVGMMYAAGDWWLGERPLSRDLLVRHLADLLWGRLAETGDRAGSRGL, encoded by the coding sequence GTGGAGACCGGCCAGCGCGAGGACCAGCGGGCGGCCACGCAGCGGCGGCGTACCGAACTGCTCGAAGCCGCCGAGCGCGTGGTGCTGCGGGACGGCCCCGAGGCGTCGATGAACGCCATCGCGGCCGAGGCCGGGATCACCAAGCCCATCCTCTACCGGCACTTCGGCGACAAGAGCGGCCTGTACCGGGCGCTGGCCAAGCGGCACACCGACGCCCTGCTGGCCACCCTGCGCACCGCACTGGACTCCCCCGGCGACCGCAGGGACCGGGTCGAGGCGACGCTGCACGCCTACCTCTCGGCCATCGAGACCCGCCCGCAGGTCTACCGCTTCCTGATGCACCCCGCCGAGACCCCCTCCGACGAGAAGGGCTTCGACGTCGGACGGCACTCCGTACCGCTGCTCCGCCGGATGGGCGAGGACCTCGGCGAGGTGATAGCCGAGCGCCTCGACCTCGGCCCCGACACCCGCCAGGTGGCCCGGGTCTGGGGGCACGGCATCGTCGGGATGATGTACGCGGCCGGCGACTGGTGGCTCGGCGAGCGCCCGCTGTCGCGGGACCTGCTGGTACGCCACCTCGCCGACCTGCTGTGGGGACGCCTCGCCGAGACCGGCGACCGGGCGGGCAGCCGGGGGCTGTGA
- a CDS encoding acyl-CoA dehydrogenase family protein, with product MGDFTLDLNDDQRSVRDWIHGFAADVMRPAAAEWDEREETPWPIIQEAAKIGLYSLDFYAQQFFDPTGLGIPVTMEELFWGDAGIALSIVGTGLAAVGVLANGTEEQIGTWVPQMYGDADDVKLAAFCSSEPDAGSDVGAMRTRAVHDEATGEWVLNGTKTWATNGGIANVHVVVAVVDPDLGTRGHASFIVPPGTPGLSQGQKFKKHGIRASHTAEVVLEDVRIPGDCLLGGKDKLDERLARVRERAAAGGGVGESPAEGRGRVKNAAMATFEASRPAVGAMAVGTARAAYEYALEYATGREQFGRPIIDNQGVAFQLADMRTQIDAARLLVWRASWMATAGKPFTSAEGSMSKLFASETAKKVTAQAVQILGGNGYTREYPVERMHRDSAIYTIFEGTSEIQRLVIARTLSGVPIR from the coding sequence ATGGGCGACTTCACGCTCGATCTCAACGATGACCAGCGGTCGGTGCGCGACTGGATCCACGGCTTCGCCGCCGACGTGATGCGCCCGGCCGCGGCCGAATGGGACGAACGCGAGGAGACCCCGTGGCCCATCATCCAGGAGGCGGCCAAGATCGGCCTGTACTCGCTGGACTTCTACGCCCAGCAGTTCTTCGACCCGACCGGTCTCGGCATCCCCGTGACGATGGAGGAGCTGTTCTGGGGTGACGCCGGCATCGCCCTGTCCATCGTCGGCACCGGCCTGGCCGCGGTCGGCGTGCTGGCCAACGGGACCGAGGAGCAGATCGGCACCTGGGTCCCGCAGATGTACGGCGACGCCGACGACGTCAAGCTCGCCGCCTTCTGCTCCTCCGAGCCCGACGCCGGCTCCGACGTGGGCGCCATGCGCACCCGCGCGGTCCATGACGAGGCCACCGGGGAGTGGGTGCTCAACGGCACCAAGACCTGGGCCACCAACGGCGGTATCGCGAACGTGCACGTCGTCGTCGCGGTGGTCGACCCCGACCTCGGCACCCGGGGCCACGCGTCCTTCATCGTGCCGCCCGGCACCCCGGGCCTGTCGCAGGGCCAGAAGTTCAAGAAGCACGGCATCCGCGCCTCGCACACCGCCGAGGTGGTCCTGGAGGACGTCCGGATCCCCGGTGACTGCCTGCTCGGCGGCAAGGACAAGCTCGACGAGCGGCTGGCCCGGGTCCGCGAGCGCGCGGCGGCCGGCGGCGGCGTGGGGGAATCCCCGGCCGAAGGCCGGGGGAGGGTGAAGAACGCGGCGATGGCCACCTTCGAGGCCTCCCGGCCCGCGGTCGGCGCGATGGCGGTGGGCACCGCCAGGGCCGCCTACGAGTACGCCCTCGAATACGCCACCGGGCGCGAGCAGTTCGGCCGCCCGATCATCGACAACCAGGGCGTCGCCTTCCAGCTCGCCGACATGCGCACGCAGATCGACGCGGCCCGGCTGCTGGTGTGGCGGGCGTCCTGGATGGCGACCGCGGGCAAGCCCTTCACCTCCGCCGAGGGGTCGATGTCCAAGCTCTTCGCCAGCGAGACCGCCAAGAAGGTCACCGCCCAGGCCGTCCAGATCCTCGGCGGCAACGGCTACACCCGCGAATACCCGGTCGAGCGCATGCACCGCGACAGCGCCATCTACACGATCTTCGAGGGCACCAGCGAGATCCAGCGGCTGGTGATCGCCAGGACGCTGTCCGGCGTCCCGATCCGCTGA